From Neospora caninum Liverpool complete genome, chromosome VIII, a single genomic window includes:
- a CDS encoding Phosphoglycerate/bisphosphoglycerate mutase, related, protein MGTSLPDSEGIQAKTRAILSQNLASGAGKRKGSPWLAQMEGRCEGEKDLHLSNGTLTSVNGTDSGTVSRQSPNLHGLASNVCELVVVRHGLTDYNKIHRLQGQLDIPLNEEGRQQCRTCGAKVKAMYGDPATGKVAVTMVYSSPLSRTAESADIICKEAGIPLSQVRHDPRIMEWNAGTLQGSLLSDIQVKFPAEWAMWRKNRNPDFVFPGGESLRMRYNRVASFFSEIVRNHQGERVLVVTHGGVLDELFRIIRKVPLNASTNAPKLNAALHVVRAAVATGTRNSTRDLVDATRLESDSSPSGDLSDNENPVQWTIVRWGKVTDLQGILQGDVGGQVPAAIEYV, encoded by the exons ATGGGAACCAGCCTCCCTGACTCGGAGGGAATTCAAG CGAAAACACGTGCCATTTTAAGCCAGAACCTTGCATCTGGGGCAGGAAAGCGCAAGGGGTCACCCTGGCTGGCGCAGATGGAGGGGCGCTGTGAGGGTGAGAAGGACTTACATTTGTCCAATGGCACCCTGACTTCCGTAAACGGGACTGACTCGGGCACAGTGTCCCGGCAGTCTCCGAATCTCCACGGACTAGCTTCCAATGTCTGCGAGCTGGTGGTTGTGCGGCATGGCCTGACGGACTACAACAAAATCCACCGGCTTCAG GGCCAGCTTGACATTCCGctgaacgaggaaggaagacagcAGTGTAGGACCTGTGGCGCGAAAGTCAA GGCAATGTACGGCGACCCAGCCACAGGAAAAGTGGCTGTCACTATGGTATATTCGAGCCCGTTGAGCCGAACGGCGGAGTCAGCTGACAT AATTTGCAAGGAAGCGGGCATTCCTCTGTCACAAGTGCGTCATGATCCGAGAATTATGGAGTGGAACGCAGGCACCCTGCAAG GCTCTCTGCTGTCCGATATACAAGTCAAGTTTCCTGCGGAGTGGGCGATGTGGCGAAAGAATCG GAACCCGGATTTTGTTTTTCCCGGCGGGGAGAGCCTGAGAATGAG ATACAACAGAGTCGCGTCATTCTTTTCAGAAATTGTTCGAAACCACCAAGGTGAACGAGTCCTCGTGGTCACCCATGGAGGTGTTTTAGATGAGCTCTTTAGGATTATCAG GAAAGTGCCTTTGAATGCTTCGACCAATGCGCCGAAGCTCAATGCCGCTCTGCACGTGGTGCGTGCGGCGGTGGCGACCGGAACGCGAAACTCAACTCGGGATCTCGTAGATGCTACTAGACTGGAGTCTGactcttctccctcgggaGATCTTTCCGACAACGAAAATCCTGTGCAGTGGACGATTGTTCGCTGGGGCAAAGTTACGGACCTTCAAGGGATCCTTCAGGGTGACGTTGGGGGACAAGTGCCGGCAGCAATCGAATACGTGTAA
- a CDS encoding putative 30S Ribosomal protein S17: MAFCLSPTLLHWHYKTWQRNTAGYLRTFMRNKLPNNEMIGYVINDKHPKSIRVACDRFMYVMRYKKTFRYTKKVWAHDEENEAKLGDVVRIQPLGYRIGPWKNYLLVRVLHKEPRD; the protein is encoded by the exons ATGGcattctgtctctcgccgacGCTCCTCCACTGGCACTATAAGACGTGGCAGCGGAACACTGCTGGCTACCTTCGAACTT TCATGCGCAACAAGCTGCCAAACAATGAGATGATTGGATACGTCATCAACGACAAGCACCCAAAGTCGATCCGAGTTGCCTGTGACAG GTTCATGTACGTCATGCGCTACAAGAAGACGTTCCGGTACACTAAGAAAGTCTGGGCGCacgacgaggaaaacgaagcgaaaCTGGGTGACGTGGTCAGGATACAACCACTCGGTTATCGGATAGGTCCGTGGAAAAACTATCTTCTGGTTCGTGTTCTCCACAAGGAACCTCGAGACTAG